In Proteus vulgaris, one DNA window encodes the following:
- the trpB gene encoding tryptophan synthase subunit beta: MRKLNPYFGEFGGQYVPEILIPALDQLEQAFIDAQNDPSFQQEFQDLLKNYAGRPTALTLCRNLTEGTRTRLYLKREDLLHGGAHKTNQVLGQALLAKRMGKTEIIAETGAGQHGVATALACALLNMKCRIYMGAKDVERQSPNVFRMRLMGAEVIPVHSGSSTLKDACNEALRDWSGCYDRAHYLLGTAAGPHPYPTIVREFQRMIGDEAKAQILEREGRLPDAAIACIGGGSNAIGLFASFIPEASVQLIGVEPAGKGIETGEHGAPLKHGKLGIYFGMKSPIMQTDEGQIEESYSISAGLDFPSVGPQHAHLNSIGRADYVSVTDDEAIEAFKALSRREGIIPALESSHALAYALKLIAQNPDKEQLLIVNLSGRGDKDIFTVNDILAARGEI, encoded by the coding sequence ATGAGAAAACTTAACCCCTACTTTGGCGAATTTGGTGGCCAATATGTACCTGAAATCTTAATTCCTGCATTGGATCAACTCGAACAAGCTTTTATTGATGCACAAAACGATCCGTCATTTCAGCAAGAATTCCAAGATTTATTAAAAAATTATGCAGGCAGGCCAACAGCATTAACCCTTTGTCGTAATTTAACAGAAGGTACGCGAACTCGTTTATATCTAAAACGTGAAGATTTACTGCATGGTGGCGCTCATAAAACTAACCAAGTATTAGGTCAAGCATTACTGGCAAAACGTATGGGGAAAACCGAAATAATTGCAGAAACGGGTGCGGGTCAACATGGTGTTGCCACTGCTTTGGCCTGCGCACTACTTAATATGAAATGTCGTATCTATATGGGTGCAAAAGACGTTGAACGTCAATCACCAAACGTCTTTCGTATGCGTTTAATGGGTGCAGAAGTTATTCCCGTTCATAGTGGTTCATCTACCTTAAAAGATGCCTGTAATGAGGCATTACGTGACTGGTCTGGTTGTTACGACCGCGCTCACTATTTACTAGGAACCGCAGCGGGCCCGCATCCTTATCCAACAATTGTACGTGAATTCCAACGTATGATTGGTGATGAAGCTAAAGCTCAGATCCTAGAGCGTGAAGGTCGTCTACCCGATGCAGCTATCGCTTGTATTGGTGGTGGTTCTAACGCTATCGGTTTATTTGCTTCATTTATTCCTGAAGCGTCAGTGCAACTGATTGGTGTCGAACCCGCAGGTAAAGGTATTGAAACAGGTGAACATGGCGCACCACTGAAACACGGTAAATTAGGGATCTATTTTGGGATGAAATCCCCTATTATGCAGACAGATGAAGGCCAAATTGAAGAATCTTATTCAATTTCAGCGGGTCTTGATTTCCCATCAGTTGGACCACAACACGCACATTTAAATAGCATTGGCCGCGCTGATTATGTTTCTGTTACAGATGATGAAGCAATAGAAGCATTTAAAGCCCTTTCTCGCCGAGAAGGAATTATTCCAGCATTAGAATCTTCTCATGCTCTAGCTTATGCACTTAAATTAATTGCACAAAATCCTGATAAAGAGCAATTACTTATTGTGAACTTATCAGGACGTGGCGATAAAGACATTTTTACTGTAAACGATATTTTAGCAGCAAGAGGAGAAATCTAA
- the trpCF gene encoding bifunctional indole-3-glycerol-phosphate synthase TrpC/phosphoribosylanthranilate isomerase TrpF, with translation MTVLNAIVKDKAEYLIARKASQPLSEFSHQIVPSTRSFYQALTQPNTVFILECKKASPSKGLIRADFDPSTIAKIYQPYAAAISVLTDEKYFQGSFDYLRQVSQAVHQPVLCKDFIIDKYQIYLARFYQADAILLMLSVLDDEQYRALSTVAHQLNMGVLTEVSTEEERQRAIKLNAKVIGINNRDLRDLSIDLARTQQLSQGLPKDAIVISESGIHTHQQVQELSQYANGFLVGSALMSQENIDQAVRALVLGKHKVCGLTRTQDVKAVYQAGAYYAGLIFAEKSPRKVTLSQAQVLITQAPLAFVGVFQNQPIALICDYAEKLNLSAIQLHGQEDAQFIEQLRQKIQPNCEIWQAINMAIHNDISPVSHVNKYVLDNGTGGTGITFNWQKIPNSIREKALLAGGLNSENCLDAVKTGCIGLDFNSGVESAPGIKDAQRLDQVFAQLQRN, from the coding sequence ATGACCGTATTAAACGCCATTGTAAAAGATAAAGCAGAATATCTGATTGCACGTAAAGCAAGCCAACCATTATCAGAATTTTCGCATCAAATAGTGCCATCAACGCGCTCGTTTTATCAGGCATTAACTCAACCTAATACTGTTTTTATTTTGGAATGTAAAAAAGCATCGCCCTCAAAAGGATTAATTCGTGCTGATTTTGATCCTTCTACAATTGCAAAAATTTATCAGCCTTATGCCGCGGCAATTTCGGTATTAACCGATGAAAAATATTTTCAAGGAAGCTTTGATTATTTACGTCAAGTCAGTCAAGCCGTACATCAGCCAGTTTTGTGCAAAGATTTTATTATTGATAAATACCAAATCTATTTAGCACGTTTTTATCAAGCAGATGCCATCTTATTAATGCTCTCTGTCTTAGATGATGAGCAATATCGCGCACTATCGACGGTTGCTCATCAATTAAATATGGGTGTATTGACCGAAGTCAGTACAGAAGAAGAGCGTCAGCGAGCAATTAAGCTTAATGCTAAAGTTATTGGTATTAATAATCGCGATTTGCGTGATCTATCTATTGATTTAGCGCGCACTCAACAACTAAGCCAAGGATTACCAAAAGATGCAATCGTGATCAGTGAATCTGGTATTCATACCCACCAGCAAGTCCAAGAGTTAAGTCAATATGCTAATGGTTTTCTGGTAGGTAGTGCCTTAATGTCACAAGAAAATATTGACCAAGCAGTGAGAGCGCTTGTTTTGGGAAAGCATAAAGTGTGCGGGTTGACTCGTACACAAGATGTAAAAGCGGTTTATCAAGCTGGTGCTTATTATGCAGGATTGATTTTCGCAGAAAAATCCCCGCGAAAAGTGACGTTGTCACAAGCACAAGTATTGATAACACAAGCCCCCTTAGCGTTTGTGGGTGTTTTTCAAAACCAACCCATTGCACTTATTTGTGACTATGCTGAAAAACTTAATTTATCTGCCATTCAATTACATGGGCAAGAAGATGCTCAGTTTATTGAGCAACTTAGACAAAAAATTCAACCTAACTGTGAGATTTGGCAAGCAATAAATATGGCAATCCACAATGATATCTCTCCCGTTTCACACGTTAATAAATATGTACTTGATAATGGCACAGGCGGTACAGGAATAACGTTTAATTGGCAAAAAATTCCAAACTCAATACGTGAAAAAGCATTACTTGCAGGCGGTCTTAATAGTGAAAACTGTTTAGATGCAGTTAAAACAGGCTGTATCGGGCTTGATTTTAACTCTGGGGTAGAATCGGCTCCTGGCATAAAAGATGCACAACGTCTAGATCAAGTGTTTGCACAATTACAGCGAAACTAA
- a CDS encoding anthranilate synthase component 1 yields the protein MNTSLAFPFNTKATPLPYHSEPALLFNTLCENQHYTLLLESAQIDTKANLKSLLIVDSALRISAVKNQVTIDALSVNGQALLPALKIALKEKANLTLESDKQCVFTFATPSQETDEESKLKSASVFDALRFFLVNKGTKDANFIFVGGLFAYDLVCGFESIPELESDFSCPDYCFYLAEQLIVIDHQNKDSQLVSIAFTDDKTECLRLALRQTELISLAKQPLKHPIRPTLTAEDSAIHANMDDKGYGDIVEAMKTYIRRGDIFQVVPSRRFQVACPSPLAAYQVLKQKNPSPYLFYMQDALFTVFGASPESALKYQTSDRQIEIYPIAGTRPRGRNADGSINADLDSRIELEMRTDTKELSEHLMLVDLARNDLARICQAGSRYVAELTKVDRYAFVMHLVSRVVGKLRDDLDIFHAYQACMNMGTLSGAPKVSAMQLIARYEKTKRGSYGGAIGYFTGAGDFDTCIVIRSAYVENNIATIQVGAGIVLDSDPKMEAEETRNKSQAVINAILQAHTEVQMQEAC from the coding sequence ATGAATACATCACTTGCATTCCCATTTAATACCAAGGCAACGCCACTGCCTTATCACAGCGAACCAGCTTTGCTTTTCAATACATTATGTGAAAATCAACACTACACATTATTGTTAGAATCTGCACAAATCGACACTAAAGCAAACTTAAAAAGCTTATTAATTGTTGATAGTGCATTACGCATCAGTGCAGTAAAAAATCAAGTCACTATTGATGCATTAAGCGTTAATGGGCAAGCGTTATTGCCAGCATTAAAAATCGCACTAAAAGAAAAAGCTAATTTAACGTTAGAGAGCGACAAACAGTGTGTTTTTACTTTTGCAACGCCTTCACAAGAGACTGATGAAGAAAGCAAATTAAAATCAGCTAGCGTATTTGATGCGTTACGTTTCTTTCTTGTTAATAAAGGCACTAAAGATGCAAACTTTATCTTTGTTGGTGGCTTATTTGCGTATGATTTAGTCTGCGGATTTGAGTCTATTCCTGAATTAGAAAGTGATTTTTCTTGCCCTGATTATTGCTTTTATTTAGCTGAACAATTAATCGTGATCGATCATCAAAATAAAGATAGCCAGTTGGTTTCTATTGCATTTACTGATGATAAAACAGAATGTCTGCGCCTCGCTTTACGACAAACCGAATTAATTTCGCTAGCTAAACAACCATTAAAACACCCTATTCGCCCCACTTTAACAGCAGAGGATTCAGCGATACACGCCAATATGGACGATAAAGGCTATGGCGATATCGTTGAAGCGATGAAAACCTATATTCGTCGTGGTGATATTTTCCAAGTCGTGCCATCACGTCGTTTTCAAGTAGCTTGCCCTTCACCACTTGCTGCATATCAAGTGTTGAAACAGAAAAACCCAAGCCCGTATCTGTTTTATATGCAAGATGCTCTATTCACTGTTTTTGGTGCATCACCAGAAAGCGCACTGAAATACCAAACCAGTGATCGCCAAATTGAAATTTACCCTATTGCAGGAACTCGTCCTAGAGGACGCAATGCCGATGGTTCAATTAATGCAGATTTGGACAGCCGCATTGAGCTAGAAATGCGTACTGACACCAAAGAACTTTCAGAGCATTTAATGTTAGTTGATTTGGCGCGTAATGATTTGGCACGTATTTGCCAAGCTGGTAGTCGCTATGTTGCAGAACTAACAAAAGTTGATCGTTATGCTTTTGTGATGCACTTGGTCTCTAGAGTGGTAGGTAAATTACGTGATGATTTAGATATTTTCCATGCCTACCAAGCATGTATGAATATGGGAACACTATCAGGTGCCCCTAAAGTCAGTGCTATGCAATTAATTGCTCGTTATGAAAAAACGAAACGTGGTAGCTATGGTGGAGCCATTGGTTATTTTACTGGCGCTGGTGATTTTGATACTTGCATAGTTATTCGCTCTGCTTATGTTGAAAATAATATTGCTACTATTCAAGTTGGCGCTGGAATTGTGCTCGATTCTGATCCCAAAATGGAAGCGGAAGAAACCCGCAATAAATCACAAGCTGTAATTAATGCCATTTTGCAAGCTCACACAGAAGTACAAATGCAGGAGGCTTGCTAA
- the rnm gene encoding RNase RNM, with product MTEGLSDLRVIYDLHSHTTASDGELSPEELVDRAIERQINVLAITDHDTTAAIAPANHYITEKNLPLTLISGVEISTLWENIEIHIVGLNMDIDHNAMKSLLSSQSQCRETRAIMIGERLEKAGIANAFEGAKALAHGGQVTRGHFARFLVNDGHVASVNKVFKRYLAKGKTGYVPPQWCSIGDAVTAIHAAGGVAVLAHPGRYGLSSKWLKRLTLYFKQQGGDAIEVAQCQQPPQEREQHAALAQSYELKASLGSDFHRPCSWIELGRNLWLPGGVEPVWSLWQE from the coding sequence ATGACAGAAGGGCTATCTGATTTAAGAGTGATTTATGATTTACACAGCCACACTACCGCGTCAGATGGCGAGCTTTCACCAGAAGAACTGGTTGATAGAGCGATAGAGCGTCAAATTAATGTTTTAGCGATCACGGATCACGATACAACAGCGGCCATTGCACCTGCTAACCATTATATTACAGAAAAAAATCTGCCTCTTACTCTGATATCAGGTGTCGAAATATCGACTTTGTGGGAGAATATAGAAATCCATATTGTTGGATTAAATATGGATATCGACCATAACGCAATGAAATCGCTCCTTTCATCACAAAGCCAATGTCGTGAAACACGTGCGATAATGATAGGTGAGCGATTAGAAAAAGCAGGTATTGCCAATGCTTTTGAAGGTGCTAAAGCGTTAGCACATGGTGGGCAAGTAACAAGAGGGCATTTTGCCCGCTTTTTAGTGAATGACGGACATGTTGCCTCAGTTAATAAAGTATTTAAACGTTATTTAGCGAAAGGAAAAACAGGCTATGTGCCCCCGCAATGGTGCTCAATCGGTGACGCTGTCACAGCAATTCATGCTGCTGGTGGTGTTGCAGTGTTAGCACATCCGGGCCGATATGGTCTATCTTCTAAATGGTTAAAACGATTAACACTTTATTTTAAACAACAAGGTGGTGATGCAATCGAAGTGGCACAATGCCAACAACCACCACAAGAACGGGAACAACACGCAGCATTAGCTCAATCTTATGAGTTAAAAGCTTCGTTAGGTTCTGATTTTCATCGTCCTTGCTCGTGGATAGAGTTGGGGCGTAATTTATGGTTACCCGGTGGCGTTGAACCAGTTTGGTCGCTATGGCAGGAGTAA
- a CDS encoding L-threonylcarbamoyladenylate synthase yields the protein MSQLFYIHPDNPQARLIEQSADILRKGGVVIYPTDSGYAIGCCLENKDAMTRICRIRQLDKNHNFTLMCRDLSEIANYAYVDNVVFRLIKNNTPGNYTFILKATKDVPKRLMNDKRKTIGLRVPSNPIALALLENIGEPLMSTSLILPGNDFAESDPEEINDLLSKQVDLVIHGGYLGQKPTTVIDLTEDSPVIIREGTGDITPFQ from the coding sequence ATGAGCCAACTTTTTTATATTCACCCTGATAATCCGCAGGCTCGTTTAATTGAACAAAGTGCTGATATTTTACGCAAAGGCGGAGTGGTGATTTATCCAACAGATTCTGGCTATGCTATTGGCTGTTGCTTAGAAAATAAAGATGCAATGACGCGGATTTGTCGTATTCGTCAATTAGATAAAAACCATAATTTCACACTGATGTGTCGCGATCTATCAGAAATCGCTAATTACGCTTATGTTGATAACGTGGTATTTCGATTAATAAAAAATAACACTCCAGGTAATTACACCTTTATCTTAAAAGCGACTAAAGATGTACCAAAACGTTTGATGAATGATAAACGTAAAACGATTGGCTTACGTGTTCCTTCTAACCCTATTGCATTAGCATTGTTAGAAAATATTGGTGAGCCATTGATGTCAACTAGCCTGATTTTACCAGGTAATGATTTTGCAGAGTCTGATCCTGAAGAAATCAACGATTTATTAAGCAAACAAGTGGATTTAGTGATCCATGGTGGCTATTTAGGTCAAAAGCCTACAACAGTCATTGATTTAACAGAAGATAGCCCTGTGATAATCCGAGAAGGCACTGGAGATATTACTCCATTTCAGTAA
- the rluB gene encoding 23S rRNA pseudouridine(2605) synthase RluB: MSDKSQRTEKLQKILARSGHGSRREIEGYLQEGRISIDGTKAKLGDRIDVTTTAKIRLDGRILNIREAQKDVCRVLAYYKPEGELCTRSDPQGRPTVFQRLPRLNSARWIAVGRLDVNTSGLLLFTTDGELANRLMHPSREVEREYAVRVFGEIDDAKIRQLTRGVQLEDGPASFRSVSYRGGEGINQWYNVSLTEGRNREVRRMWEAVGVQVSRLIRVRYGDIDLPKGLPRGGWVELGLEQINYLRQLVELNDETVTKVAVEKDQRRIKANQIRRAVKRHTKISARTSTSPAKRASSRRQSAGNNK; the protein is encoded by the coding sequence ATGAGCGATAAATCGCAACGTACTGAAAAATTACAAAAAATTCTGGCTCGTTCTGGCCACGGCTCCCGTCGTGAGATTGAAGGTTACCTTCAAGAAGGACGCATCAGCATTGATGGTACAAAAGCAAAATTAGGTGATCGTATTGATGTCACCACAACAGCAAAAATCCGCTTAGATGGTCGTATTTTAAATATTCGCGAAGCCCAAAAAGATGTTTGTCGAGTGTTAGCGTATTACAAACCTGAAGGTGAACTGTGCACTCGTAGTGATCCACAAGGCCGTCCTACCGTTTTCCAACGTCTTCCTCGTCTTAACAGTGCTCGCTGGATCGCTGTTGGTCGTCTTGATGTGAATACCAGTGGATTATTGTTATTTACAACAGATGGTGAATTAGCTAACCGTTTAATGCACCCAAGCCGTGAGGTTGAACGTGAATATGCAGTTCGTGTTTTCGGTGAAATTGATGACGCTAAAATTCGTCAATTAACTCGTGGTGTGCAACTAGAAGATGGCCCAGCGTCATTTCGCTCTGTTTCTTATCGTGGTGGTGAAGGGATTAACCAATGGTACAACGTTTCACTGACAGAAGGCCGTAACCGCGAAGTTCGCCGTATGTGGGAAGCTGTTGGTGTTCAAGTAAGTCGTCTTATTCGTGTTCGCTATGGTGATATTGATTTACCTAAAGGCTTACCACGCGGTGGTTGGGTAGAACTTGGATTAGAGCAGATTAACTACTTGCGTCAACTGGTTGAATTAAATGATGAGACAGTAACAAAAGTGGCGGTAGAAAAAGACCAACGTCGAATTAAAGCAAATCAAATTCGTCGTGCGGTTAAGCGTCATACTAAAATATCAGCTCGTACCTCTACGTCACCTGCAAAAAGAGCGTCAAGTCGTCGTCAGTCAGCTGGAAATAATAAGTAG